From Aquamicrobium sp., one genomic window encodes:
- a CDS encoding gamma-glutamyl-gamma-aminobutyrate hydrolase family protein: MTKPLVAVSTDVRQFENYTWHAAPRQYLEAAVSAAGVTPVLVPSFGERLDLEGLIERVDGVMLTGSKTNVDPALYGLEATEENGPYDRDRDATTIPLIRLAIARGVPLLAICRGLQELNVALGGTLDSEIQEMEGRIDHRAPVSDDQDLRFAIRQKVEIKPGTCLAGVFGAGEIMINSVHRQAVGRLGGRLQVEAVAEDGTVEAVSVIDASAFAVGVQWHPEYWAKSDDNSARIFRAFGEAAAAHAAARGRGRIAAE, translated from the coding sequence ATGACGAAGCCCCTCGTCGCCGTGTCGACCGACGTGCGACAGTTCGAGAACTACACCTGGCACGCCGCGCCGCGGCAGTATCTGGAGGCCGCCGTTTCCGCCGCCGGGGTCACGCCCGTGCTCGTCCCGTCCTTCGGCGAGCGGCTCGACCTCGAGGGGCTCATCGAGCGCGTCGACGGCGTGATGCTGACCGGCTCGAAGACCAATGTCGATCCCGCGCTCTACGGCCTCGAGGCGACGGAAGAGAACGGCCCCTACGACCGCGACCGCGATGCGACCACCATTCCGCTGATCCGCCTCGCCATCGCCCGCGGCGTGCCGCTGCTCGCCATCTGCCGCGGCCTGCAGGAGCTGAACGTCGCGCTCGGCGGCACGCTCGATTCCGAGATTCAGGAGATGGAGGGGCGCATCGACCACCGAGCGCCCGTCAGCGACGATCAGGATTTGCGCTTCGCCATCCGCCAGAAGGTCGAGATCAAGCCCGGCACCTGCCTCGCCGGCGTGTTCGGCGCGGGCGAGATCATGATCAATTCCGTCCACCGCCAGGCGGTCGGCCGGCTGGGCGGCAGGCTTCAGGTCGAGGCGGTGGCCGAGGACGGCACCGTCGAGGCCGTGTCGGTGATCGACGCGTCGGCCTTCGCCGTCGGCGTGCAATGGCATCCAGAATACTGGGCGAAGTCGGACGATAACTCGGCGCGCATCTTCCGCGCCTTCGGCGAGGCGGCCGCGGCCCATGCCGCCGCGCGCGGGCGCGGGCGCATCGCCGCGGAATAG